Part of the Mycobacterium sp. 050128 genome, TCAACATCGTCTCGACGGTGGGGGCCTTCATCCTGGGCGCCTCGATGTTCCCGTTCGTGTGGAACGTGTTCAAGAGCTGGCGCTACGGCGAAGTGGTCACCGTCGACGACCCGTGGGGTTACGGCAACTCGCTGGAGTGGGCAACCAGTTGCCCGCCGCCGCGGCACAACTTCACCGAGCTGCCCCGAATCCGTTCGGAGCGACCGGCTTTCGAGTTGCACTACCCGCACATGGTGGAGCGGATGCGCGCCGAGTCGCACGTCGGTCGGGCTCATGGCAAAGAAGGCCACGACGTCACCCGGCTCGACGTCGACGTGCGCAGCTAATGGCCCATCTCGGGTGAACACGCCACCTAAGGTGTCGGTGCTGATCACCGTCACCGGAGTGGATCAACCGGGTGTGACGTCCGCGCTCTTTGACGCGCTCTCCGGGCACGGAATCGACCTGCTCAATGTCGAGCAGGTCGTCATCCGGGGCCGCTTGACGCTGGGGGTGCTGCTCTGCTGCCCCCCGGAAGTCGCCGAAAGCATCGTGCTGGGCGACGACGTCGAGGACGCCATCCACGCGGTCGGTCTCGACGTCACGATCGAGCGCAGCGAGGCCGTGCCGATCATCCGCGAACCGTCGACGCACACCATCTTCGTGCTGGGCCGGCCGATCACGGCCGGGGCGTTCGGGGCGGTGGCCCGCGAGGTCGCGGCGCTCGGTGTCAACATCGACCTGATCCGCGGCGTCTCCGACTACCCGGTGACCGGCCTGGAGCTGCGGGTGTCGGTGCCGCCGGGCGCCGACGGCCCGCTGCGGACCGCGCTGAACAAGGTGTCCTCCAACGAGGGCGTCGACGTCGCGGTCGAGGACTACAGCCTGGAGCGGCGGGCGAAACGGCTCATCGTGTTCGACGTCGACTCGACGCTGGTGCAGGGCGAGGTCATCGAGATGCTGGCCGCCAAGGCCGGCGCCGAGGGTCAGGTCGCCGCGATCACCGAGGCCGCGATGCGCGGTGAGTTGGACTTCGCCGAGTCGCTCCTGCAGCGGGTGGCCACCCTGGAGGGCCTGCCCGCCACCGTGATCGACGAGGTCGCCGACCAGCTTGAGCTGATGCCCGGCGCGCGCACCACCCTGCGCACATTGCGGCGGCTGGGCTATCACTGCGGCGTGGTCTCCGGCGGTTTCCGGCGCATCATCGAACCGCTGGCCGAGGAGCTGATGCTGGACTTCGTCGCCGCCAATGACCTCGAGATCGTCGACGGCAAGCTGACCGGCCGGGTGGTCGGCCAGATCATCGACCGGCCCGGAAAGGCCAAGGCGTTGAGGGACTTTGCTCAGCAGGCCGGGGTGCCGATGGCGCAGACCGTCGCCGTCGGGGATGGCGCCAACGACATCGACATGCTGTCCGCGGCCGGGCTGGGCGTGGCGTTCAACGCCAAGCCGGCGTTGCGGGCGGTCGCCGACGCGTCGTTGAGCAGCCCGTACCTGGACACCGTGCTGTTTCTGCTCGGCGTCACGCGCGGCGAGATCGAGGCCGCCGATGCCGTCGACGGCGAAGTGCGCCGCGTCGAGATTCCGCCCGAGTAGGTGCGCACTGGACCGACCCGGCAGCCATCACACTCTCGCGGTACGGCACGATGATCGGGTGCCCGAAACCGGTCCCGAAAGCTCCGAAACCGGCCCCGAAACCGGCACTGCCGAAGCCGACCCCGATCTGCTGATCGACTTCAGAAACGTCTCGCTGCGCCGCGGTGACCATGTCATGGTCGGGCCGTTGGATTGGGCCGTCGAACTCGACGAGCGCTGGGTGATCATCGGTCCCAACGGCGCGGGCAAGACGTCACTGTTGCGCATCGCCGCGGCCGCCGAGCACCCGTCGACCGGTATCGCCTTCGTGCTCGGCGAGCGGCTGGGCCGCGTCGATGTGTCGGAGTTGAAGGCCCGGATCGGGCTCAGCTCTTCGGCTTTGGCGCAGCGGATCCCCTCCGATGAGGTCGTGCGCGACTTGGTCATCTCGGCCGGCTACGCGGTACTGGGCCGCTGGCGCGAGCGTTACGAGGAAGTCGACCATCAGCGCGCCCTCGACATGCTGGAGAGCCTGGGCGCCGAGCACCTGGCCGACCGCACCTACGGGACGCTGTCCGAAGGGGAGCGCAAGCGGGTGCTGATCGCCCGCGCGCTGATGACCGATCCCGAGCTGCTGCTGCTCGACGAACCCGCCGCCGGCCTTGACCTGGGCGGCCGCGAGGAACTGGTATCCCGGCTGACGGACCTGGCCGCCGACCCCGACGCGCCCGCCCTGGTATTGGTCACTCACCACGTCGAGGAGGTTCCGCCGGGCTTCAGCCACTGCATGTTGCTGTCGGAGGGGCGGGTGGTGGCCGCGGGGCTGCTGGCCGATGTGTTGACCGCCGAGAACCTGTCGGCCGCCTTCGGTCAGTCGATCGCCTTGGACGTCATCGATGGGCGGTACTTCGCGCGGCGTGTTCGCGCCCGCGCGGCCCATCGGAGGAGGCTGGAATGAACACCACCCCCGAGCCGTTGCCGACCCGGCCGGCGGCCACCGTGATGCTGATCCGCGACGTGCCCGGCGGCGTGAAGACCTTTCTGATGCGCCGGCACTCGAAGATGGAGTTCGCCCCGGGGACGATGGTTTTCCCCGGCGGCGGGGTGGACGACCGCGACCGTCATGCCGATATCGCGTGGGCCGGCCCCGCGCCGGACTGGTGGGCACAGCGGTTTGGCATCGACACCGAGCTGGCCGCGGCGCTGGTGTGCGCGGCGGCCCGGGAGACCTTCGAGGAGTCCGGGGTGTTGTTCGCGGGCCCGGCCGGCCAATCGCTTTCGTCACCGGACGGAATCGTGCGCGACGCCTCGGTGTACGCCGATGCCCGCCGGGCTCTGGACGACCGAACGTTGTCGTTCGCGGACTTCCTGCGGACCGAAAACCTGGTGCTGCGCTCCGACCTGCTGCGGCCGTGGGCCAACTGGGTCACGCCGGAAGCCGAGCGCACCCGCCGCTACGACACCTACTTCTTCGTGGGCGCTCTGCCGGAGGGCCAGCGGGCCGACGGGGAGAACACCGAATCCGACAGTGCCGGCTGGTCGACGCCGCAAGCCGCGATCGACGACTTCGAAGCCGGGCGCTGCTTCTTGCTGCCGCCGACCTGGACCCAGCTGGACTCACTTGCCGGGCACACCGTCGCCGAAGTGTTGGCCGTCGAGCGCCAAATCGTCCCGGTGCAACCGCATTTGGAGATCCAGGGGGACAACTGGATCTTCGAGTTCTTCGATTCCGACCGCTACCACCAGGCCCGTGAAAAGGGCGGCATGGGGTGGCGGCATTGAGCGAGTTCGTCCACGTCGTGGTCAGTGACGGCTCGCAGGACGCCGGACTGGCCGTCCTGCTGGTGTCGCGGCCGCCGACCAACACGATGACCCGGCAGGTCTATCGGGAGATCGCGGCGGCGGCCGCCGAGGTAGGGGAGCGCGACGACGTCGCCGCGGTGATCCTGTTCGGTGGGCACGAGATCTTCTCCGCCGGGGATGACATGCCGGAGCTGGCGACGCTGAGCGCCGACGAGGCCGTCAGCGCGACCCAGGTGCGTTCCGACGCCGTCGACGCCGTCGCGGCCATCCCGAAGCCGACCGTCGCCGCGGTCACCGGCTACGCGCTGGGCGCGGGTCTGACGCTGGCGCTGGCCGCCGACTGGCGGATCAGCGGCGACAACGTGAAGTTCGGGGCGACGGAGATCCTGTCGGAACGGGTGCCCGGGGGATTGGACAGACTGACGCGGGCCGCCGGGGCGAGTCATGCCAAGGAGCTGGTGTTCAGCGGGCGCTTCGTTGACGCCGAGGAGGCCCTGGAGCTGGGCCTGGTCGACGAGCTGGTGGCGCCCGATGACGTGTACGACGCCGCCGCGAACTGGGCGCGGCGCTTCCTCGACGGCCCGCCCGACACCCTTGCCGCCGCCAAGGCCGGCATCAATGCCGTTTTCGGGGTCGGCACGGACCACCGAGTCTGAAGAGGCCGCCGATGAAGTTCGCCCCGCGTCACGCGACTCCTACCAGCTGGGGTGAAGACGACGATTTGACCCGTGGGGTCGCTCCCGCAATCACGTAGTTGGTCCTCGTCGAGGCCTCGCACCGAGGCATTCGACGTCGTCGGGGCCATTCGGGCGGCCGATCGGGTGGTGTTGCGTGAACATTCACGCTCCCTGTCCCGGTGCCGGGTCGAGGGCCAAAACTTGTCGTACTCGGCTGCGATGATGGCGTTATGTCTTCGATCGCGTCTTTGTCGCCGGCGGTGACTGCGCCCGATCGTCTTGGGGTGTTGTTCGACGAGTTGGCGCAGTTGGCCGGTCAGCGCAACGCGATCGATGGGCGCATCGTGGAGATCGTCGCCGAGATTGATCGGGAGGGGATGTGCGGGGCTACGGGGGCGCGGTCGATGTCGTCGTTGGTGGCCTGGAAGCTCGGGTTGTCGTCGGGCAACGCCCATCTGGTCACCACGGTGGCGGGTCGGCTCGAAGCGTTTCCGCGCTGCGCCCAAGGGATGCGGGAGGGGCGGCTGTCGCTGGATCAGGTCGGGGTCATCGCGGCCCGCGCCGCCGAGGGCTCTGATGAGCATTATGCGGAGCTGGCGCGTAGTGCCACGGTCAACCAGCTGCGCACCGCGGTCGCGCTCGAACCACGACCCGAACCCGATTCTCGGCCGCAACCGGAGCGCGCCATCACGAAGACATCCGGCGAGGGGTACAGCTGTTGGCGGATCACGCTTCCGCGCCCCGAGGCGGCGATGTTCGACGCGGCACTGGCGTCTCATCGCGACGCGCTGATCGCCGAGTGGAAACACGATCGCGGCACCAGCAAGGCGGCATCGGATATCGCCCCGCCGTTGCCGGGAACCGTCGAGGCGTTTATGCGCCTGGTCGAGTCGGGGTGGGACGCCGAGGCGGCGCGGCGGCCCCACGGTCAGCACACCATGGTGGTGGTGCATGTGGATGTCGAGCAGCGTGCTGGGGCGCTGCATCTGGGTCCGCTGCTGTCCGACGCCGAGCGCCGTTACCTGACGTGTGATGCCACGTGTGAGGTCTGGTTCGAACGTGACGGCGAGGTCATCGGCACCGGCCGCACGACGCGGCTGATCAGCCGGCGGCTTCGCCGCGCTCTGGAGCACCGCGACCGAACGTGCGCGGTGCCCGGCTGTGGAGCGACCCGCGGTCTGCACGCCCACCACCTGCGCCACTGGGAGGACGGCGGCCCCACCGAGTTGGCGAATCTGGTGCTGGTGTGTCCGTATCACCACCGGCTGCACCACCAAGGCGGCATCACCATCACCGGCCCCGCAGACGATCTCGTCATCACCGACAACTCCGGCCGAACGCTCAGCGCCGGATCCCTCGCACGCCCACCAACCCAACCCCCGCCCGACGTTCCACCATGCCCGGGACCCACCGGCGAACGCGCCCACTGGTGGTGGTATCAACCCTTCCAGCCCCGACCACCATCCACACCCAACTAGACGCCCACTGCTCTCAGGTCCCGATCGTCAATACGCCCGACGACGACTACAACGTCGCCGCGAACTGGGCGCGGCGCTGCTTGGACGGACTGCGCAAGGCGTTGGCCGCCGCGTCCAGCTTGAATCTCGGTGGATTGACGTGGCGCTGGACTGCATCATTGAGCGCGCCGTCGTTGACGCCATGACCGTCTCGGCCCTGGATCTGCTCGTTACCGTCTTGTGTGAACCCGTTGATTGCCCGGGCACTGAGCCCGTACGGAGAGTGTTCATCGAGCGAAACGAGTCAATGATCTGTACTTAAGTAGAGCATTTGGTAGACGTCGCGTGCGCAATCGCGTAGTTGCTCCTCGTCTAAGCCGCGCACGTGTTGGCGCAGGCCGGGATCTGCAACATAGTCGTCGACTGCGAAGAACAATTTCTCAAGAGTATTGAATTCAGGGCCGGGCACCTGATCTTTATCGTGTTTAAATAATTTGAGGTACGTAGGCTCGAATTCCTCGACTGAAATTTTCCGATTGGCGAATCTGAAAATCACGTCTCTGTATTTTTCAGTCATGCGCTGTACCGTTGCTTTGTCGGGCGACATCAATCTCCACCTCCCAATTTTCCGTCGTTTATCACATGCTGAAGTTGTTCGGGGCTGAGCTTAAGACCTGATACTAACGAGACGACTGGGAACCGTGACGGTCCACTCCGGCGGCAAACTCGTCAAGGTCCATGCTCCAGATAGGAAGTCCGATAGGCGAGTCGACGTGCGGCAACTCCCGTTTGTAGTGCCAATATCGGGCTGATTCAAGGTGTCCGTCTTTAGCGTTCGCCTTAAATTCGAATCCCGGCCATAACACGCTGCTGTACCTGAGCGAGATAGCTGACGGGTCCACGATCTTCGTCGCATCCCTGCCCTTGCACCTTGGGATTCACGTCCCACTCCCAGTAGGTAACGGTTCGGCGAACGAGACACCGTTCGAAGGTGCGCTAGGGCCGGTGATCTTCGCGGCTGCTTCTACGTCGTGGGCAACCAGCTGTGCGCGGCGTGTTGTTCGATGTCGGCGGCGTAGAGGCGATCCCGATGCCGCGGGGGTGGAGGCGGCGACTTCAATCCCAGTAAATTGAGGATGACAAGAAAAGACCCCAAATGAATCTCGCGCCGTAACGCTCTCCCCTCCAGGGAAATTCGTACTCCTCGTATCCGGGAAGATATTCATCGAACAGGGGCCACTTGCCGCGCAGGATCAGCGGTCCGAAGTGCTTCGCGAACTCGGCTGTGTCCACGCTCCATGTGGCTATCTCGGTTGGCGAAGCGACGCTGAGTGGATCATGACGCGTGTGCCAGTACCCCGCAGCCTCAAGCCCCCCGTCTTCGCCAGCGGTAGCTTTGAATTCGAATCCGGGCCACAACACGCTGCCGTATTTTAGCGGCGAAAACTCGGGGCTGACGATGCCCAGCAATTTCTTCATGTTCTCAAATCGGGAGGCCGGGGCGCTGAGAGCTTCGGACACTCGCTCGTATATGAGGTTCGCCTGCTCGATGGCGAGCTTGTGTTCGGCTAATTTAGCTTCTAACAGGGATTCCTTGCCCGCCATGGACATTCGCATCTTCATTGTCATCAGCAGGTAGACCTCGAAATCGATTACACCGGGCGCCGACGTTGCCTTCATTGCTGATCCATTCACCTGCCGATGTAGGGTAAAAATTGCTTGAGGTCACCGCGAAACACGGAGGCCGATCCGTCCGGTCCCATTCGTGGGCCAGCTTGAAACCGGCGCCGAGCGCCCGAGCCATGGCTGGCGCTATGTGATTCGGCGAAAGTGACAGCACTTAGATGAGCGCTGGCGGTCTTGTGGCTCAATCCCACGACATTGCCGAAAACATGAACAGCCCCCAACTAAACCCTGCGCCATAGCTATCTTCGCCCCATTGGAATTCGTATTCTTCGTAGGAGGGAAGAAGCTCGTCAAACACCGACCATTTGCGGCCATCTTTCATTGGGCCAAATCGCTCAGCGAACTCGTCAAGGTCCATGCCCCAGATAGGAAGTCCGATAGGCGAGTCGACGTGCGGCAACTCCCGTTTGTAGTGGCAATATCGGGCTGACTCAAGTTTTCCGTCTTCAGTAGCGTTCGCCTTAAATTCGAATCCCGGCCATAACACGCTGCTGTACCTGAGCGAGATAGCTGATGGGTCCACGCCGAGCAGGCTCTTCATATTTTGAAAATAGGTTGTTGCACCCCCAAGCTCGTTGGCTACGCGATCGTGGACACGTTGCGCGTCGCCGACGGATAGACCATGCTCGTTTAATTTCGCTTCGAGTTGAGTCTCCTTATGAGACATCTTGATCCTCAACTTCATCGTCATCAGCACGTACACCTCGAAGTCGGTTATGGCGGAAATTCGTAATTTATCCATTGCTTCCAATCAGCTGCCAAGATGGGGTAAAAATTGATGAAGGTCGCCCCTAAAAACCGTCACCGATCCGTCATTCTGTACTATCAATGCAATTCCTTGATCGATCCTAGCTGGTAAAATTACTTTCGTTCCGTTGGGCATATTCGCAATTCCTGCGGTGTCACCGAATGCGGTTCTTGCAGCGGTATTCGCCGCCTCCGCCGCCTGGATTTGACCTAGGTGTAAGCCCGTAACTCTGTCCGCCAATGTATCTAGCCTGGTTCCCTTGGGAAGTCCCGCAATCTCTTGCCCAATCTTCGTGGCTTGATCGGCGACACTCGGACCTGACGGGCCGCCCGGGCCCCCCTTGGGTGGCTCAGCGCCTCCGCTACCCCCTTTGCCGCCTGCGCCAGAGCCACCCTTTCCGACGGGACCGCCGCCGCCCTGCACCGTTCCCGTTTTCGGATCGAACTGCGTCGGCCCCGGGGAGACAGGCTCGAATGGCCCATGCGCGGGCTGGTCGGTGTAGGGGTCCCATTCGTGGTCCAGCTTGAAGCCGGCACCGAGCGCGCGGGCCACGGGCGACGCTGGCGGTTCGGCGGAAGCGACACCGTTCAGAGGTGCGCTGGCGGTGGTGATCTTGGCGGCGATCTCTGCGTCGTGGGCAACGAGCTGTGCGGCGCG contains:
- a CDS encoding NUDIX hydrolase, with product MNTTPEPLPTRPAATVMLIRDVPGGVKTFLMRRHSKMEFAPGTMVFPGGGVDDRDRHADIAWAGPAPDWWAQRFGIDTELAAALVCAAARETFEESGVLFAGPAGQSLSSPDGIVRDASVYADARRALDDRTLSFADFLRTENLVLRSDLLRPWANWVTPEAERTRRYDTYFFVGALPEGQRADGENTESDSAGWSTPQAAIDDFEAGRCFLLPPTWTQLDSLAGHTVAEVLAVERQIVPVQPHLEIQGDNWIFEFFDSDRYHQAREKGGMGWRH
- a CDS encoding ABC transporter ATP-binding protein is translated as MPETGPESSETGPETGTAEADPDLLIDFRNVSLRRGDHVMVGPLDWAVELDERWVIIGPNGAGKTSLLRIAAAAEHPSTGIAFVLGERLGRVDVSELKARIGLSSSALAQRIPSDEVVRDLVISAGYAVLGRWRERYEEVDHQRALDMLESLGAEHLADRTYGTLSEGERKRVLIARALMTDPELLLLDEPAAGLDLGGREELVSRLTDLAADPDAPALVLVTHHVEEVPPGFSHCMLLSEGRVVAAGLLADVLTAENLSAAFGQSIALDVIDGRYFARRVRARAAHRRRLE
- a CDS encoding colicin immunity domain-containing protein; the protein is MSPDKATVQRMTEKYRDVIFRFANRKISVEEFEPTYLKLFKHDKDQVPGPEFNTLEKLFFAVDDYVADPGLRQHVRGLDEEQLRDCARDVYQMLYLSTDH
- a CDS encoding HNH endonuclease signature motif containing protein: MSSIASLSPAVTAPDRLGVLFDELAQLAGQRNAIDGRIVEIVAEIDREGMCGATGARSMSSLVAWKLGLSSGNAHLVTTVAGRLEAFPRCAQGMREGRLSLDQVGVIAARAAEGSDEHYAELARSATVNQLRTAVALEPRPEPDSRPQPERAITKTSGEGYSCWRITLPRPEAAMFDAALASHRDALIAEWKHDRGTSKAASDIAPPLPGTVEAFMRLVESGWDAEAARRPHGQHTMVVVHVDVEQRAGALHLGPLLSDAERRYLTCDATCEVWFERDGEVIGTGRTTRLISRRLRRALEHRDRTCAVPGCGATRGLHAHHLRHWEDGGPTELANLVLVCPYHHRLHHQGGITITGPADDLVITDNSGRTLSAGSLARPPTQPPPDVPPCPGPTGERAHWWWYQPFQPRPPSTPN
- the serB gene encoding phosphoserine phosphatase SerB; the protein is MNTPPKVSVLITVTGVDQPGVTSALFDALSGHGIDLLNVEQVVIRGRLTLGVLLCCPPEVAESIVLGDDVEDAIHAVGLDVTIERSEAVPIIREPSTHTIFVLGRPITAGAFGAVAREVAALGVNIDLIRGVSDYPVTGLELRVSVPPGADGPLRTALNKVSSNEGVDVAVEDYSLERRAKRLIVFDVDSTLVQGEVIEMLAAKAGAEGQVAAITEAAMRGELDFAESLLQRVATLEGLPATVIDEVADQLELMPGARTTLRTLRRLGYHCGVVSGGFRRIIEPLAEELMLDFVAANDLEIVDGKLTGRVVGQIIDRPGKAKALRDFAQQAGVPMAQTVAVGDGANDIDMLSAAGLGVAFNAKPALRAVADASLSSPYLDTVLFLLGVTRGEIEAADAVDGEVRRVEIPPE